The sequence below is a genomic window from Nostoc flagelliforme CCNUN1.
TGTCTCAAAGCACAAGTCTCGATATGGACTGATTCGCCAAGTGATCAGTGGCGAAACCCCGCCAATGCCAAAATTCCAACCTAGTCCCCAAGAAATGGCGGATCTTTTGAATTATTTAGAGTCCTTGTAAACGTTAGAATTTTTGGTTGTGGGATACATAATAGGACTTTGGGATAGAGGTATAGTGAGCGTAGGCGCAGCCCTTCGTAGACATCGCTCTACCAAAAATATAATGGGAAAAGTCAGATTCAAATAAGACTCGCTATAAAGTGAGTATTTCTGGTTAACTAAAAAACCTTTGTTAGGAGAAGGTTATCTCAAAGCACCCTAGCTCAGTCTGATAACTTCGTCTTCTAACTTGCAGTGGCGAGAAGTGTCATTAGTTACTTGAGCGGGAGCATCCCAAATGTGTAAAAACATAATTTGTCATTGCGTACTCCTTTGGAGAACCTGCAGGGTACGTAACGCAGTGAAGCAAAGCAATCGCAATTAACTTGTAACTATTTTGGTAAAATTGCAAAATTGGGATGCTCTTATTTGACCTTTGTCCTTTTTTTTTCACATCTGGTCGTATTTACGTAGAATCTTTGATAAAAACTCATATAAACTGTATATTTTAAAGTATGTTAAAGCCACTATTTAATTATTACGAAAGTGAAGTTAGCGTACCTAACTCGGTAAGATTAAGACAAAAGCTCCCAGTGACTAGGCTACGGTTTAGCTTCTTTAACAGACCAGATATTCTTAAGATGCCCGAAAGCTAATGACTGAAGCGATCCAAATCGGTAATCGTACAATCACAGCTAGTGAACTGATTTCCTTACTGGCAAGTTACCAAATGCTGCCACATTTGCAGCGCGAATTGATTATTGATGAGGCAATAGAACAAAACTCACGCTCCGCCAACGTAGCAATATGTACACCTGAGGAAGTAGCCCAAGCTAAACAGCAGTTTTATGCTGAAAAACAGTTCAAAAATGAAGAAGACATCCAGGCTTGGATGGCACATCAAGGGCTGACTCCCGAACAACTAGAAGTTATTATCACTCGTAAGCTTAAAATTGAAAAATTCAAGCAGGCTACTTGGGGTAATAAACTGGAATCCTACTTTTTTCAGTCCAAGACAAAACTAGATAAAGTAATTTATTCTCTACTGCGAACCCAGGATGTGGGAATAGCCCAAGAACTTTACTTCCGGATTCAGGCAAAAGAAAACTCTTTTGCTGACTTGGCGCGTGAATATTCACTGGGACCAGAAGCCCAAACTGGAGGCTTAGTAGGCCCGATTGAACTGAATGCACTACATCCGATAATGGTGCAAATGCTATCTAGCAGTCAACCAGGTCAGATATTGCCCCCTACCCGCATCGCCGACTGGTTCGTGATTTTGCGGTTGGAAAAATTTATCCCCGCACAACTGGATGAATTTATGAAAGTGCGACTACTCAATGAACTCTTTGAAACCTGGCTACAAGAACAGCAAAAGCAAATCATGTCTGCACCACGACCAGAGGCGGAGACGGGGCGACAGGGACAGGGTGATCAACCTTTAACCTAAGTATGGGGAGTAATTCCTATGCTTGGCTTCAAAACTGAAAATAGCGATCGCTCTGTTAGTTTTCCAACCTGGACGAGCGATCGTTTTTGATGTTTAGTAAAATGTTTGGAGACCGAGGATATATCCCTCTTCTGTCACTTTCCGGGTATTCTGAATAAAAGAATAAAAAAATAAAACCCTGAAAGTTAAGTAGGGCAATGGATGTAGAATTACAAATCTTGAAACATTTGGCAAGAGATGCTCACCCAACAGTTGCTACCATAGATGAATATTGTGCAGAGTATAAAGACCTGTTTAAAGAAGTAAGAAATTATGAATGCTTCAAATATTTACATCTGGGAATAATGTCACAAATTAAAAGAAAATCATTGCCAGAGATAGCGAAAGTTGTAAGTATAAACTCCCCACAATCATTACATCATTTTCTAGCCAATTCAGATTGGTCATTAGATAAATTAAAACAGCGAAGATTAAATAAACTCAAAAAAGTACTAGATGGAAATGCGATTACAGTAGTAATAGATGAAACAGGAGATAGAAAAAAAGGTAAAAAGACTGATTATGTAGCAAGACAATATCTAGGAAGTGTGGGGAAAGTGGATAATGGGATAGTTTCAGTCAATGCCTATGGAGTTTACTCGAATATAACATTTCCTTTAACTGTAAAAGTATTCAAACCGAAAGGGACACTAAAAGCAGAGGATAAATATAAAACTAAAATAGAGTTGGCATCAGAAATTATTACTGAATTAATTGACTCAGGCTTTAATATTAAATTAGTACTAGCAGATAGTTTATATGGTGAAAGTAGCCAGTTTATTAGAACCTATCCCACTATTCTAAAAATCCTTACTTCTCTTTGCAAAATGTGCTTGAAAACCTTAATTTTTCGTTTTCAGTTCTCAATAAGCTTAAGCTTTATAGCACAAATATTATTAGTGGGATAGGTTCTAGAAAACTAGCTGAATATAAATTAGATTATGTCGTAGCAATAAGAAGTAATCATGGAGTCTGGCTTCCAGCAGAGCAGAGCATTAGGGCGAATAAGTGGTGTAAATTTAACAGAACATTTAGCAATGAAAAGTCAGAAAGTAGATACATTAGGGAAATAATTTATGGTAAAAAAAGAGCCATAAGTTACTGGGAAATAACTACTGACCCAGAAACCATGCCAGAGAATTCTACTTCTTTTGTGATGACAAATCTTCAAGGTAATCTCAAGAAAATTTTAGGAGATTTATATGGATTAAGAACCTGGGTAGAATATGGTTTCCGACAGTGTAAACAGGAACTAGGTTGGACAGATTATCGTTTCACCAATTTTCAACATATTGAGAGATGGTGGGAAATTATTTTTTGTGTTTACACAATGATCAGTTTAAGTTCTCCAGCCTTGTTAGGCTTGAATAAATCTCGTCAAATTGAAACTGAGGTACAAGAAAATAATGATGTTGATTTTTCTAATCATCCACAATGGAACCATGAATACGGATGGAAGAATACTTTAAATAATCTGCGTCTCATTATCCAACCACTCTTACTATTTTGGTTGATTTATCCCTGGTTAGGTATTTTCCCTAATTCACAGTTATTGCTAGGATTCAATCATTTAATTGCTGCAATGAATCAATTTAAACCTGGTTATGCTTCTGGATAATTTAACTCCTGAACTACTTGCTCATTCCGGAGAGTGACAGAAGAGGGATATAGCGGTTCTCAATTCCATGAAATACAGACCTAACCCCCAGACCCTTAAGACCTAGCGTTGGGGAGTAAGACTTCAAAGCCTCTTTCCTTTTAAGACCTAGCGTTGCAAACAGGTCAAAGTGTATTGCATCCAAACGAGAAGCGCTATAACCCTCTTTTGTCACTTTCCGTGAGGGCGATCGCTAGAAGCCTCATGAGGCAATGAATACAAGCTATACTATTAGAAAAAAATCGGTCTTGTATTTGTTATTAGGAAATAATCGCGCGATCGCAGGCTATACAAAAGCTCTAGAATTCAGAAATGGCAAAAGTTTTCGGAGAGTGACAGAAGAGGGATAACCCTCTTTTGTCACTCTCCGTGAGGGCGATCGCTAGAAGCCTCATGAGGCAATGAATACAAGCTATACTATTAGAAAAAAATCGGTCTTGTATTTGTTATTAGGAAATAATCGCGCGATCGCAGGCTATACAAAAGCTCTAGAATTCAGAAATGGCAAAAGTTTTCGGAGAGTGACAGAAGAGGGATAATCTAGTGTACCTTATAGCAGGCGGAAGTGCTGTAAAGGGCGTCGTAGTGGTTTTAACTTCTTGGTCAATCTGATGGCTGGTCACCGACTGGTTTGGCTACTGACAAATATTTGCCCAAAAAAGCATTGATTGACATTTATCCAAAAGATTTGCCTGTACAACCTCCTGCCGTTTTTTAGTTCTGTCGAACTCACGTTAACTAAAGACAGCTGGTTTTATCTAGCAGACTTTGGTGGTGCCCCTCGTAATTTGGGATTTGACTGAAAATCAACAGGCGGCTTAAAACTTTCTCATTTATTGAGTGAATATACTGATCTAATAGAATTGCAACAGGATGAGTCCTCTGAAATTCCTGTCACGCTTGCAAGCTTGGTTGAAGAATTATCGCAAGTTAACGTAAATAGCGAAATACACTTGTTACACCAATACCAACTTGACGAGCTATAGCTTTTGCACTCCAACCTTGGTGATGTAAGTCCCAAACTTGCTGATTGATAGCAACTCGCCTAGCACGGCGTTGTTCTGCTAATTGTAATGTCTGTTGTTCATGACTGGGTCGTGGTACTTGCACAACTACAGTAGCATCGGTTTGGGTTACTGATGAATGAAAGACTGTACGCTTCATCGACTGCTTTGAGAGCTTGATGATGTGTACTAAAGACTTGGTCGAGAGTTTCAGCTAAGTTCTGCAATAATAAATGAAAACGATCTGCAAGGTGAATGGATAAGTCATAGCGATTTATCTAATACTAAATTCATGATAACCAAAACCCCCAAGCTCATATCATAGCTTGGGGGTTTTGTTTGTATAATTATCCCTGGCATCGAGCTATTTTTGCGTAGGGCTACCCCTAAACTATCGTGGCCGCAGCAGCGTTTCACCTCTGAGTTCGGGAAGGGTTCAGTGTGGTTCCACCGCGCAATAGACACCAGAAAAACTTTTAATTGCTAATTCGTAATTCGTAATTCGTAATTAAAGAATTAGAAATCAGAATTTAACAGCAACCCTGAAGACTGCACAGTAACGCTTGCACCAAATGTTTTCATAACAAGTAATTGGTAATTACGAATTACGAATTACGAACTACGAATTATGTTTGAGGTCAAGCCCTCGGTCTGTTAGCACGGCTCGGCTACATACATTGCTGCACTTCCACCTACCGCCTAAGAACGGGTGTTCTTCCCGTGACCTTACCCACTTACGTGGTGAGAGCACTCATCTTGAGGTGGGCTTCCCACTTAGATGCTTTCAGCGGTTATCCGCTCCGCACTTGGCTACCCAGCGTTTACCGTTGGCACGATAACTGGTACACCAGCGGTGCGTTCCTCCCGGTCCTCTCGTACTAAGGAGGACTCCTCTCAATGCTCTTACGCCTGCACCGGATATGGACCGAACTGTCTCACGACGTTCTGAACCCAGCTCACGTACCGCTTTAATGGGCGAACAGCCCAACCCTTGGGACGTACTTCCGCCCCAGGTTGCGATGAGCCGACATCGAGGTGCCAAACCTCCCCGTCGATGTGGACTCTTGGGGGAGATCAGCCTGTTATCCCTAGAGTAACTTTTATCCGTTGAGCGACGGCCATTCCACTCTGCGCCGTCGGATCACTAAGGCCTACTTTCGTACCTGCTCGAGTAGTCACTCTTGCAGTCAAGCTCCCTTTATGCCTTTACACTCGCCGCACGGTTTCCAAGCGTGCTGAGGGAACCTTTGCGCGCCTCCGTTACCTTTTAGGAGGCGACCGCCCCAGTCAAACTGCCCACCTGAAAATGTTCCCTGACCAGATAATGGTCATGGGTTAGAATTCTAGCTTCGCCAGAGTGGTATCTCACCGTTGGCTCCATACTCCCCACAAGGAATACTTCATCGCCTCCCACCTATCCTGCGCAAGCCAAGCCCGAACACAATTCCAGGCTACAGTAAAGCTTCATAGGGTCTTTCTGTCCAGGTGCAGGCAGTCCGTATCTTCACAGACATTCCTATTTCGCCGAGTCTCTCTCTGAGACACCATCCAGATCGTTACGCCTTTCGTGCGGGTCGGAACTTACCCGACAAGGAATTTCGCTACCTTAGGACCGTTATAGTTACGGCCGCCGTTCACCGGGGCTTCGGTCGCTAGCTTCAAGGTTGCCCCCTGACCAACTTCCTTAACCTTCCGGCACTGGGCAGGCGTCAGCCCCCATACTGCGTCTTTATGACTTTGCGGAGACCTGTGTTTTTGGTAAACAGTCGCCTGGATCTCTTCACTGCGACCCACTGCTTAGGTGGGCACCCCTTCTTCCGAAGTTACGGGGCCATTTTGCCGAGTTCCTTAGAGAGAGTTATCTCGCGCCCCTTGGTATTCTCAACCTCCCTACCTGTGTCGGTTTCGGGTACAGGTAACTGTAAGTTAACGTGTTTAGAGCTTTTCTTGGAAGCTAGACTATGCCACTTCCCCACCGTAGTGGGTCGTACTCACGCCTCAACTCGAAACGTTTTCGCCGTCTCTCAACATCTTGACGCTTGAACCGGTAACCAACATCCGGCTGACACTCATCTTCTCCGTCCCTCTGCACAACCTACAATTAGTACGGGAATTTTAACCCGTTGTCCATCGACTACGCCGTTCGGCCTCGCCTTAGGCCCTGACTAACCCTCCGGGGACGAACCTGGCGGAGGAAACCTTAGGGTTTCGGGGCATTGGATTCTCACCAATGTTTGCGCTACTCAAGCCGACATTCTCACTTCCGTTTCGTCCACAGCTGCTTGCCGCTACTGCTTCTACCTACGACGGAACGCTCCCCTACCGATTAATCGTTAATTATTAATCCCACAGCTTCGGTACATCGCTTAGCCCCGTTCATTTTCGGCGCGAGAGCGCTTGACTAGTGAGCTATTACGCACTCTTTCAAGGGTGGCTGCTTCTAGGCAAACCTCCTAGTTGTCTGTGCACTCTCACCTCCTTTATCACTTAGCGATGATTTGGGGACCTTAGCTGGTGGTCTGGGCTGTTTCCCTCTTGACAATGAAGCTTATCCCCCACTGTCTCACTGGCAATGTGTGCTCTGGGTATTCAGAGTTTGTCTCGATTTGGTACCGGTCTCCCAGCCCGCACCGAAACAGTGCTTTACCCCCCAGATATAATCATTACCGCTGCGCCTAAACACATTTCGGGGAGAACCAGCTAGCTCCTGGTTCGATTGGCATTTCACCCCTAACCACAGCTCATCCGCTGATTTTTCAACATCAGTCGGTGCGGACCTCCACTTGGTGTTACCCAAGCTTCATCCTGGCCATGGTTAGATCACCAGGGTTCGGGTCTATAAACACTGATTATCGCCCTTTTCAGACTCGGTTTCCCTTTGGCTCCAGCATTCTCGCTTTAACCTACCAGTGCCTATAAGTCGCCGGCTCATTCTTCAACAGGCACGCGGTCAGACTTTTAAATAGTCCTCCCACTGCTTGTAAGCTAACGGTTTCATGTTCTATTTCACTCCCCTTCCGGGGTTCTTTTCACCTTTCCCTCGCGGTACTGGTTCACTATCGGTCACACAGTAGTATTTAGCCTTACGAGGTGGTCCTCGCTGATTCACATGGGATTCCTCGTGCCCCATGCTACTCGGGATTCAGCTACTATCCTTTGACTTTCGACTACAGGACTTTCACCTTCTTTGGTGCAGTATTTAGCTGCTTCGTCTAGCCTCTAGATTCGATATCGCTGTCCCACTACCCCAAAAGATAAATCTTTTGGTTTAGGCTCTTCCCCTTTCGCTCACCACTACTTAGGGAATCTCTTAATTGATTTCTCTTCCTCCAGCTACTAAGATGTTTCAATTCGCTGGGTTGGCTCTCTCCTGCCTATATATTCAGCAGGTAGTATAAAGGGTTGCCCCATTCGGAAATCTCCGGATCAATGTTTGCTTCCAACTCCCCGGAGCATATCGTCGGTAACCACGTCCTTCGTCGCCTCTGTGTGCCTAGGTATCCACCGTTAGCCCTTATTAGCTTGACCACTCAATTCATTTGGTGTTTCACATAATGCATTCACTACATCCATAAAGAATGTCTGTGTCTGCCTGCTAATTTCGCGTTACTATGCAGTTTTCAAGGTTCTGGCTGAGAATTTACTCAGCAGTCTGACAATTAAGTCATGTTGCTGAACTCTCACTATCTATATTTTATTAATGGCAATCACCATTTTATCAATAGCAATCACCACAGGTGGAGGTTAGCGGACTCGAACCGCTGACGCTTGCAAAGCAGGCGCTCTAACCACCTGAGCTAATAGCCCATATCGAACCAAATCATAGTTTGAAAGCGTTCAACATATTGCAAATATCTGCGACCGACCTAAGGAATGACCAACTTACTATCTATATAGCTGTATGCTTTTCGATATCTAAGGGGTGTAGGTCTCCCTAAAAAGGAGGTGATCCAGCCACACCTTCCGGTACGGCTACCTTGTTACGACTTCACCCCAGTCACCAGTCCTGCCTTAGGCATCCTTCTCCCCGAAAGGTTGAAGTAATGACTTCGGGCACTACCAGCTTCCATGGTGTGACGGGCGGTGTGTACAAGGCCCGGGAACGAATTCACTGCAGTATGCTGACCTGCAATTACTAGCGATTCCTCCTTCACGCAGGCGAGTTGCAGCCTGCGATCTGAACTGAGCTCCGGTTTACGGGATTTGCTTGCATTCGCATGCTTGCTGCCCTCTGTCCGGAGCATTGTAGTACGTGTGTAGCCCAAGGCGTAAGGGGCATGCTGACTTGACGTCATCCCCACCTTCCTCCGGTTTGTCACCGGCAGTCTCTCTAGAGTGCCCAACTTAATGCTGGCAACTAAAAACGAGGGTTGCGCTCGTTGCGGGACTTAACCCAACATCTCACGACACGAGCTGACGACAGCCATGCACCACCTGTGTTCGCGCTCCCGAAGGCACTCCCGGCTTTCACCAGGATTCGCGACATGTCAAGCCTTGGTAAGGTTCTTCGCGTTGCATCGAATTAAACCACATACTCCACCGCTTGTGCGGGCCCCCGTCAATTCCTTTGAGTTTCACCGTTGCCGGCGTACTCCCCAGGCGGGATACTTAACGCGTTAGCTACGGCACGGCTCGGGTCGATACAAGCCACGCCTAGTATCCATCGTTTACGGCTAGGACTACTGGGGTATCTAATCCCATTCGCTCCCCTAGCTTTCGTCCCTCAGTGTCAGTTACGGCCTAGCAGAGCGCCTTCGCCACTGGTGTTCTTCCTGATCTCTACGCATTTCACCGCTACACCAGGAATTCCCTCTGCCCCGAACGTACTCTAGCCGTGTAGTTTCCACTGCTCTTATCTAGTTGAGCTAGACTCTTTAACAGCAGACTTACACAGCCACCTGCGGACGCTTTACGCCCAATCATTCCGGATAACGCTTGCATCCTCCGTATTACCGCGGCTGCTGGCACGGAGTTAGCCGATGCTTATTCCTCAGGTACCGTCATTGTGTTCTTCCCTGAGAAAAGAGGTTTACGACCCAAGAGCCTTCCTCCCTCACGCGGTATTGCTCCGTCAGGCTTTCGCCCATTGCGGAAAATTCCCCACTGCTGCCTCCCGTAGGAGTCTGGGCCGTGT
It includes:
- a CDS encoding helix-turn-helix domain-containing protein is translated as MKRTVFHSSVTQTDATVVVQVPRPSHEQQTLQLAEQRRARRVAINQQVWDLHHQGWSAKAIARQVGIGVTSVFRYLR
- a CDS encoding peptidylprolyl isomerase — protein: MTEAIQIGNRTITASELISLLASYQMLPHLQRELIIDEAIEQNSRSANVAICTPEEVAQAKQQFYAEKQFKNEEDIQAWMAHQGLTPEQLEVIITRKLKIEKFKQATWGNKLESYFFQSKTKLDKVIYSLLRTQDVGIAQELYFRIQAKENSFADLAREYSLGPEAQTGGLVGPIELNALHPIMVQMLSSSQPGQILPPTRIADWFVILRLEKFIPAQLDEFMKVRLLNELFETWLQEQQKQIMSAPRPEAETGRQGQGDQPLT